In Methylotenera mobilis JLW8, the following are encoded in one genomic region:
- a CDS encoding type II secretion system protein, whose amino-acid sequence MPKSFIKYKGFTLIELLVSLLLLALLVSSAAPMVQLSAKRNKEQELKKSLWQIRDAIDHYKQAVDDGLIKKSIDQSGYPPSLKVLVVGVENIQDPKKRKIYFMRNIPRDPFSNDTSLSADETWGKRSYMSSFQTPEAGDDVYDVHSLSNEIGINQQPYREW is encoded by the coding sequence ATGCCTAAGTCATTTATAAAATACAAAGGCTTCACGCTAATTGAGTTATTGGTATCTTTGTTACTGCTTGCCTTGCTTGTGAGCTCTGCCGCGCCAATGGTACAGCTATCGGCAAAGCGTAATAAGGAGCAGGAGCTAAAAAAATCCCTATGGCAAATTCGTGATGCCATCGATCACTACAAACAAGCTGTGGATGATGGCCTGATTAAAAAGTCTATTGACCAGTCAGGGTATCCGCCATCACTAAAGGTGTTGGTTGTCGGGGTGGAAAATATTCAAGATCCAAAAAAACGGAAGATTTACTTTATGCGCAATATACCGCGAGACCCATTTTCAAACGATACCTCTTTAAGTGCAGATGAAACATGGGGTAAGCGTAGCTATATGAGTTCCTTTCAAACGCCAGAGGCAGGAGATGATGTCTATGATGTACATTCACTTTCCAATGAAATCGGCATTAATCAGCAACCTTATCGTGAATGGTAA
- a CDS encoding type II secretion system protein has translation MRVKNNNQGFTLIEVLVVLAIIATLLSLVTPRYFNSIDRSKEAILKHDLITMRDAIDKFYSDKNAYPETIEELVQYKYLRSVPEDPITQSTLTWVFSPPLDVEDKGAIYDIHSGADMVASDGTNYADW, from the coding sequence ATGCGCGTGAAAAATAATAATCAAGGCTTTACACTGATAGAAGTATTGGTAGTGCTAGCGATTATAGCCACGCTGCTAAGTTTGGTAACACCTAGGTATTTCAATTCGATTGATCGTTCTAAAGAGGCAATCCTTAAACATGATCTCATTACTATGCGAGACGCGATAGATAAGTTTTATAGCGACAAGAATGCTTATCCCGAAACGATTGAGGAGTTAGTACAGTATAAGTATTTACGGTCTGTGCCAGAAGACCCCATTACCCAAAGTACGTTGACTTGGGTTTTTTCTCCGCCGCTGGATGTTGAAGACAAGGGCGCAATTTACGATATTCACAGTGGGGCTGATATGGTTGCATCTGACGGTACTAATTATGCAGACTGGTAG
- a CDS encoding type II secretion system protein: protein MQTGSKQRAGFILFGLLVLIMIAGLVLAAAGVKWNEARKREREQELLKVGDTIRRAIGNYYNQTPGVIKQYPPNLEALLKDDRFPVPRRYLRKIYADPITQVPDWGILQAPSGGVLGVYSKSPLKPFKTKNFRPVYRYFENQPAYEGWFFAYVPER, encoded by the coding sequence ATGCAGACTGGTAGTAAGCAGCGGGCTGGTTTTATCTTATTTGGGTTGCTTGTACTTATTATGATTGCCGGCCTAGTATTAGCTGCGGCAGGCGTTAAATGGAATGAAGCTAGAAAGCGCGAAAGGGAGCAGGAGCTACTTAAAGTGGGAGATACTATCAGGCGGGCAATCGGTAATTATTACAACCAAACGCCTGGTGTGATTAAACAGTACCCGCCAAATTTAGAGGCGTTGTTAAAAGATGACCGCTTCCCTGTACCACGGCGTTATTTAAGAAAGATTTATGCTGACCCAATTACTCAAGTTCCAGATTGGGGTATATTGCAGGCGCCTAGTGGTGGTGTATTGGGGGTGTACAGCAAATCACCTTTAAAGCCTTTCAAAACCAAAAACTTCAGGCCAGTGTATCGATATTTTGAAAATCAACCAGCCTATGAGGGATGGTTTTTTGCATACGTGCCAGAAAGATAA
- the queF gene encoding preQ(1) synthase gives MTDLSLGAKPTAQPSKTLETFESPTTTRDFHIHMEIPEFTCLCPKTGQPDFAVIYLDYIPDQLCVELKSLKLYMWSFRDEGCFHEAVTNRILDDLVAATQPKFMRVTAKFYVRGGVFTNVIAEHRKPGWQPQPRVELTQFESQSNIRG, from the coding sequence ATGACCGATCTATCATTAGGTGCGAAACCAACCGCACAACCCTCTAAAACTTTAGAGACATTTGAAAGCCCAACCACTACACGTGATTTTCATATCCATATGGAAATCCCTGAGTTCACATGCTTATGCCCAAAGACAGGCCAGCCTGATTTTGCTGTCATTTATCTAGATTACATTCCGGACCAACTGTGTGTAGAGCTAAAAAGCCTAAAACTCTATATGTGGTCATTCCGCGATGAGGGCTGCTTCCATGAAGCGGTGACTAATCGCATCTTAGATGACTTGGTAGCAGCCACCCAGCCTAAATTTATGCGTGTAACCGCTAAATTTTATGTAAGGGGTGGTGTATTTACCAATGTGATTGCTGAACATCGCAAACCAGGTTGGCAGCCACAACCACGCGTTGAATTAACGCAGTTTGAAAGCCAATCTAACATCAGAGGTTAA